TCCGGTTGTCTTGTTGTCTCTCTTGTTAGTGAGGTAAAAACGGACAAGGAAGAGTTACTCGTAGGTCTCGCCCTGGGTTCTGCCCTGCCCAGCTTTAGTATAGTCCTTAGCTTCTACGAAGCGGTTCTTGAGCTTCTCTAGCACTTGTGGCATTGTAGTATACTCCATGTCCTCGGGGCTTAGCCTGTGCGGCATGAATGGGCCATGGCGTCTCATGTAGTCTGCTATCTGCTGTGCTAGACGGCGTGCCTCGTCGAATGCTGGGTCGTCGAAGAGGTCTACGGGGCCTATGAGTCTGCCCCTGGTCACGTTGAAGCCTAGCGCTACTATTCTGGGCGGGCCGTCGAACCTAGTACACTTGGCGTCACGTAGGCTTACAGGCATTAGTGGGCCCCAGTGGCTGCCTCTCATCCAGCCTGCTACGAGGTGTGGAAAGCTGAAGGGTTCTAGTATCTCGCCTACTGCAGGGAATCCGCTCTGCGCACGTACAATTGCTACGGGATCGTCCTTGCCCACATAGCGGCCTGCTATCATGTTGAGCTTCTCACTGCTTACCACAGCCGCTATCTCGTCGTCACGCTTCCTGTATACTCTCTTAATCACATAGCGGCTCGGCGTACCTATGAGCGCTAGTAGATCATACATCTCCTCAGGCGCGTTTAGTATCACGTATTTACCCTCATAGAGGTCCAACACTTCAAACTTGAAACCGTCATGCATCTTGGGGTCGATCACGAGACCAGCTGTGTTGAAGGGGTCAGCGAATATCCTGAATATTGGGAAGTTGAATGCACCAGGCTCTGTCTTGTCAGCCATGAACACTACTATAGGCTCGCTCGGCCTCTCTTCGAACTCCATCTCTGCTACTCCCGGGCCTAGGCCGCGTACGTTGCCAGAGAATGCATCGCTTAGGAGGTCCTGGCCAGCGGCGTAGAGGCCTAGCTCCTTAGCTACTTCTGCAGCCTTCTTGAATGCGTCCCAGGCTAGGCCGTGTATGTCAGGATTGTCTACACCCTTGCGATGTGTCATTATTAGCTCTAGGTCGTCACCCACGTGTGTCACATAGTAGTCAATTATCAGGCCCTTCCTCTTAGCCTCTGCCAGGACGCGGGCGGCAGCAGCCATAGTGTCTGGGTGTACCTTGTGGTGGCCTGCAATGCTACCAATGTCTGCCTTTATCACGCTGACTGTTACAAGCTTCTCGTTGCTCATAACCCTGGCACCAGGTAGCCTATCTTCGGCTCCGGTTGTATAAGCCCCTTTCGTGGCTCAACTACATGCTGTTATGTCTCATTAACAACACCACTATAGCTATAGACAATAGCTATAAGAGATTTTGCTAGATAAAGAAGATGGGTAAAGAAGAGTAGGGCAATACCCTAGGCTGAAGTAACCCTAGGCATCTTGTTATCTTTTATAAGAAGTACTTTTGAATATACTAGCGAGTAGATTTGAATGAAGTCTTTTTCTAATGGACAGGCGATGAAACATGCATGGTGGGTGAGTCACGATAGCCTGTCAGGCAAAGACCTCTACAGTGTTCTGCAGCAAGGTATTTCATTATACCATATTTCCAGGTTAAGTGTTAGATTTCAAGCTTATAGTATACATGGAGTTACTGGCTGGTCAGGCGATAGGGACCTGGAGACATAGGTACTACAGGCGATAATCTGCTAACTATGCATTGCACTGCACAGGATAGGCATAATAATAGTAACATAGCAGTTTGGCTGTCATGCAATTGTAGCATAATATAGTGTAAAAGTATAGGGATTCGCAGTATAATTTCAGCAGATTATATAAATTTCTAAGTGAAGTATTACAAATATTGTTTCTGCGGTCTAGTGTTCAGTATAGCTAGTAACTAGTCTGTTAGAGCGTGTCTCAATATAGCAATGGTGAGGACGACAACTAGCGGTGGTGTTCATTGATCGGAGTGATTTAGATCTAGAAACGGGTCTTCGTCAGGAAGTTAATGAGGCTTCTAAGGGTTATAAAGCATGCTTCGATACAGGTATCTGAAGAAGAATTAATATGTGTTCATGTGCTTATACGTAGTAGTCCTCCTTGCTCGGCTAGCCTGATTGCCTGATCTCTGCTTATGATTGTGATGGCTTGACCTATGGTTGATGCGAGTTCTTGAAGGGCGTATACGAGTAGGGGTAGTTCTCCCCAGATTCTTTTGCCTATAAGCTTCTGTGTTAAGCGGGAAAGCCGTCTCCCTATGTAGCGTGCCAGTGTTTTCAAGGCGTCCTCAACCCTGTTGACTATGTTTACTGCCTCTATTCTTGCTAGCCTCTTTGCGCCCCTAGTGTAGCCTCTTGGTGCGTAGAGGATGTACACTATGTCTCCGGAGGTGAAAACCTTTCCTCGCAGCTTGGCTACGTGTTGACGGAGACGTCGTATCCTGCGTAGGAGCTGGCTTGGCGAGACAGGACGGCTCTCTTGTGTGCTCGTATAGAGTGCTAGTACTAGGGGGTTACTCGCAGGTAGGTGGAGTGTGAGGACTGTTATTGTATAGTCGCTTGTCTGATCTAGCCTGGATACTCCGGCTAGTAGCGGGTTTATTATCCTCCATGCTGCATAGTAACGTCTAGCTCCTCTTAGCAGAGGGAGAAGTAGCTCGTTGAGAGTTGCTAGTCGTTGTTGTCGCCGCTGTTGTGGCTGCATAACCCCTAGCTCCCATTGGGAGGGGGAGGTGTGGAATGATGGCTTTGTGGATATGAAAGCCTGCTCCTCCTGAAAAGAGATGTGTACCTGGTGGACCTGGTATCAGCATGGTTGTTTCCTGTCAGGGCGCATATCTTATCCTGTCAGGCTGTACTCCCTATGGGGCTATTCTTCTTCCTTCTCCTCCTTCTCGCCAGGCCTCGGTATGTAGTAGTACTTGCCTAGACGTTTCTGCATACGGTCTAGGAAGCTGTCCTCCTTGTTTATCCGTGGACGGCCGGTCTCAGGGTCCTTCCGTATAGTTATGCCGAGTTCTCGTAGGAACAGATTCATTCCCTCGGGGAGTGGTAGTGGCTTCGAAGCCTTGCCGTGGCTTCCAGGCGTACCCGTGAACACTAGTATGCGGCTAGCTATGTAGTCTTGTACGGCGATGTCGTGTTCTACTATTATGGCTGCAGCGCCGCGTGCCTCTGTTAGCCGGCGGATAGCCTTGGCAACAGACAGCCTCTCCTCTACGTCAAGGTATGCCGAGGGCTCGTCAAGGAGGTATATATCGGCCTCTCGTGCCAGTGCTACGGCAACAGCCACTTTCTGTAGCTCGCCGCCGCTAAGCTCGGCTATTCTCCGGTCGAGCAGCCTGTCTACTCGCAGCCTCCTAACAATCTCTACGTTGAGCCAGGAGCCCGGCGAGAGAGTGGAGGGGTTAGCCTCTCTCAGTAGCTGCTCGACTGTGGCGTCGCCTCCGAGATTTTCAGGATTCACGTACTGTGGCTTGTAGCTTATCCGTAGCTGGCCCTCGGGCTTGTCTATGTTGCCCTCGGCTGGCTCGAGCTCGCCGGCTAGAGTGCGTACGAATGTGGTCTTGCCTATGCCGTTGGGCCCGACTACGCCGAGCACTTCTCCCTCGTGGAGTTCGCCGGGCTCTGCTTCTAGGGTGAAGCCGTCTAGGCGTACTACTAGCCGGCTCCAGCCTATGTAGCGGCGGGTCTGCTGTACCTCTTGTTGCTGAGTGAAGCTGATAGTGTATTTTATGGGCTCGCTTCTTATCCTCATGTTCTCTGCAGGCAAGTAGCCCTTGAGGAAGTGGTTTATCCCTGTCCTGACGCCGTAGGGTTTTGAGGCTATACCGTAGACTCCCGGCTCACCGTACATCACAACCACGTGGTCAGACAAGTAGTCGAGCATAGCTATATCGTGCTCTACGACAACTACGTAGCTGCCGCTGGGCACGTAGCGGCGTATAACCCTCGCTACGCGGATGCGCTCACGTATATCCAGGTAGCTACTAGGCTCGTCGAACAGGTAGAGGTTCGCATCCTTGCTTAGTACAGCTGCTACTAGGAAACGCTGCAGCTCGCCGCCGCTAAGCTGACGTATATCCCGGTCAAGGAGGTGTGACAGGTTAAGCTCCTTGACTAGCTCCTTCCATATGCCGCGTTCATCCGCCTTCTCGAGGAGTGTGGAGAGCTTACCACGCACGCGCCTCGGAACCATATCCACGTACTGTATCTTGTGAGCAGCTCTTATCTTGCCCTCGGCTAACATCCTAAAGTAGTTTTGTAGCTCGGTGCCACGGAACTGTCTAACAACCTCGTCCCACTCGGGGGGTTTGTCCTCAACCCTGCCTAGGTTTGGCCTAAGCTCTCCCGCTAGTATGCGTAGGGCAGTAGACTTACCTGCTCCATTCTTACCTATAACGCCCAGTATCTTACCCTCGCGGGGTATCGGCAGCCCGTAGAGCTTGAACCCATTCTTCCCATAACGGTGTACAAGCATCTTCTCTAGCTCATCCGGCAGGTTGACAATGCTTATAGCCTTGAAGGGGCACTTCTTGACGCATATACCGCAGCCTATACATGTCTCTTCATAAATAACAGGCTTCTTTCGAGCATTGTCAATCTCTATAGCAGTTCCTCCAGTTAGGTTTACGGGGCAGAATGCTATACACTCCTTGTTGCACTTACTGGGCTTACAAAGCTCGTAGTCTATGACGGCGACCCTAGTCACTGGGCAGCCCCGAGCCTTCGGACAAGCCCAGACGGGCTCATAAGACTCTACTGAGACGCCTGCAGAGAAGCCTATGGTATAGCTCCTCTGGGGCAAAACCGGTATAAGGACAGAGCGGTGGCAGAGACCAACTACCATGGCTAGCTATGGGGAGTGGTGACGGCACAGAGCCGCTCCTCGGTTTAAGAACGTAAGCCTTCCATTCAAAAAGCCCGGGGAGCTAGGCGGTGAAGAGAGGCAAGGTATGCCGACGCTAGCTTACCACTCCTCCTCTTCCCATTCCTCCTCTTCTTCTTCCCACCATTCTTCTTCCTCTTCTTCTTCCTCCCACCACTCCTCTTCCTCGTCTAGAAGGAGCCACTTCATCGTGAGCCACCACAGTTAATCGCTTCCACGCTTCAGCTACTCCCGGAGCTTCTTTAATTGTTTCCCCATCACTTTTCCAGGCTAGCTATGGGAATCAAAAGAGAGCTATAGTGTCTCCGAGAAGCGGTAGATCCGCTCCTCTATAGGGAATACAGCTAAACGAGTCACCCTGGAGCGGTAATGGCTACATTCGGTATCTACACAGTTCTCTACGGGCTCTAGTCTCTCTGACGGTCTCGGTACGGCCTCGCCGGCCTTGATGCTGTACGCTAGGGCTATTACTACGTGCTCTCCAGGCCTGGGCGCATACTCCTCAAGGACTTTAGCAATGTTCCTCTGGCCAGCAAGATACAAGAGTACATCTATGCCGGGGTTCCTAGCTATACCGTACCCCTGGATGCGTGTAGTGTAAACTGCTAGTATGGTTGACGCTATTTCCCAGGCGCAGTAGCTCTTAGCGAGCCTCGCTGGTATAATGGAGGCAAGTACTCCCCTATCCCAGGCGCTACGTAGCTCTTCCTCGAGGCCGTTACTATACCTGGTACAGTAAAGTTCGACGGCTACTCTACCTATCCCCGGTAGTAGCTGTACCCATTCTACGCGTGTTGAAGATCTTTTTGATGAATTCAATATCCTCACCTGTTATTTTCGATACTGTCTCTAGGCTGAGTCCCTTCTTCTTTACGAGTTCCTCAACGGTCTCAGCCTTGTCCCAGGGGAATATTATCCAGGCGTCCGTCTCTTCAGCGTAGAAGTCCGGCCTATGCATAGACCATGGCTTGAGGTATAGTGCCGCGGTGAATATCTTGCGTGGGCCATAGTGTGTTAGGAAGTTTATGGCTATATTGAGCGTCTTACCGGTATCAGCTACATCGTCTACAACTAGCACGACCTTGTCCCTAATATCTACTATTAGCGGTTGTGTAACGACAGGCCTCTCAGCGGTCTCACCGATACCGCGGTAGAACTTGACCTCTAGCGCTCCCATGGCGGGAGTTCCGAGGTAATCGGAGAGGAGCCTAGCAGGTATCCACCCGCCCCTTAGTACGCCCACGATAACGTCGACCTTTACGCCTTTAGCAGAGATTTCTTCAGCAATCCTGGCACAGCCTTCCTCGACCTCACGCCAGGTGACAGGCTTAAATTTGACAGGATCGGGGTGAGGCTGGTCAACCATGACTATGGCGGCCCCCGCCACCTCTATGCAGGTGTGGCTGCCTCTCGCCTAGGCGGTATAAAGCATAGCCGTGTCATGTAGAACTATAGCCAGGCAGAGAATACAATAAATCTCCTATAAGGAGTAGTTCAAGCATGATGTAATGGCGAGAAATCTTCAATCAGTATCCTGGTTAGCCCTGGAAATCTAAGAAGTAGAAGGTGACGCGATGCAGGAATTCAATACGGGCAAGAGAAGTAAACTCTATTGTTTAGGCATGAAGTAAAGTGAGTCGCAGGTATATTACTGGCTCTGAGAAGTCTCGGTAGCTTGTTGCGTCTGCTCCTGCTGTGCTTGACCAAAGAGTGCAGCACGTGTCTCCTCGGCGTGCTGTTGCTCTATAAGATATTGCAGTTGGCCAGTCCTCTTGTAGAGTCTTACTAATCTGGTGACGTAGCCTGCTATCTGGTTCCTAAGCTTCTTCGAAGGGGTTTCTATGAGCTGTGATACTACACGCTTATTGTGTTCGAAATCCTCTGTGAACAGGTCGGGGTACAGTGTTATGAGTTTGCGTGCTGTACGCTTGACGATGCCAATCCGCACCTTACCCATTACGCGCCCCCAGCCAGGCCTTGCCTTCCCCGGGGAGATATACCTTATGGAGAGCGAGGAACAGTAAGGTTTATATAGAAGCACTCTGAAGGCAACACACACGGACACAAGGACATAAGGGACGCTTAGAGGTGTAAACCATGGCTGCACGTATCGCAACTGTGGAGCCTACTGGCGTACCAGTGCTAATCCTCAAGGAGGGTACCCAGAGGACCTACGGTAAAGAGGCACTACGCGCAAATATAATGATAGTGCGTGCAATCGCAGAGACTTTGCGCACCACATACGGTCCTAAGGGTATGGACAAGATGCTAGTAGACAGCCTAGGCGACATAACAATAACCAACGACGGTGCGACTATACTCGACAAGATGGACGTACAGCACCCAACAGCCAAGCTAGTAGTCCAGATAGCTAAGGGCCAGGACGAGGAGGTAGGCGACGGTACAAAGACTGCAGTGATATTCTCCGGCGAGCTACTCCGCTTTGCTGAGGAGCTACTCGACAAGAACGTGCATCCAACAATAATCATCAGCGGCTACAAGAAGGCAGCTGAGGAGGCCATAAAGAAGCTATATGAGCTAGCCGAGCCTATCGACATAGAGAACGAGGAGATCCTCAAGAAGATAGCTAAGACAAGCCTAACAAGCAAAGCAGTGCACGGTGCACGCGAGTACCTAGCAGAGATAGTCGTAAGGGCAGTCAAGCAGGTAACCGAGAAACGTGGCGACAAGTGGTACATAGACCTCGACAGCATACAAATAATCAAGAAGCATGGTGGTGGACTCCGTGACACCCAGCTAATCTACGGTATTGTGCTCGACAAGGAGGTTGTACACCCTGGCATGCCCAGGAAGGTTGAGAACGCTTACATTGTACTCCTCGACGCTCCACTAGAGGTCGAGAAGCCGGAGATCGACGCCGAGATAAGGATCAGTGACCCGACATACTTGAAGAAGTTCCTCGAAGAGGAGGAGCGCATCCTCGAGGAAATGGTTGAGAAGATCTATAGTGTTGCTGTTGAGCGTATGAAGAAGGATGGTCTGGAGCCCGGTAAGGCTGGCATCGTGGTAATAACCCAGAAGGGCATCGACGAGGTAGCACAGCACTTCCTAGCCAAGAAGGGCATAATGGCAGTAAGAAGAGTAAAGAGGAGCGACATTGAGAAGATAGCTAAGGCCACTGGTGCCAGAATAGTAAGCAACGTCGAGGACCTAACACCAAACGACCTTGGTTTCGCTAAGCTAGTAGAGGAGAGGAAGGTCGGCGAGGACAAGATGGTGTTCATAGAGGGCTGCCCCAACCCCAAGGCAGTAACGATACTCATACGTGCTGGTCTAGAGAGGCTAGTAGACGAAGCTGAGAGAAGTATACAGGACGCGATGCATGCAGTAGCCGACGCCATAAGGGATGGTAAGATAGTCAGTGGTGGTGGCGCTGTAGAGGTAGAGCTAGCCAAGTACCTACGCGAGCTAGCGCCAAAGGTTGGCGGTAAGGAGCAGCTAGCTATAGAGGCATTCGCACGCGCCCTAGAAGGCCTACCAATGGCACTAGCAGAGAACGCTGGCCTAGACCCAGTAGAGATAATGATGAAGCTACGTGCTGCACACTCTAAGCCAGAGGGTAAGTGGTATGGCATTAACGTATTCACCGGTGAAGTTGAGGACATGATGAAGCTAGGCGTAATAGAGCCGGTAAGCATTAAGGCCAACGCCATCAAGGCTGGTACAGAGGCAGCAACAATGGTGCTAAGGATAGACGACATAATCGCTGCTGCACGCCGCGAAGAGAAGGAAGAGGAGAAGAAGGAGGAAGAGGAGAAAGAGGAGGAGTAAAACCCCTAGCCTCTAATCCCCAAGTTTTTAGCCGTAATATACACGCATAAACGTCGTATTATCTGTCCTAGTTCTTCTGAGGCGCTTCCGTATTCTCGGCCCCTGGCTGGTTAATGCCCATATAGCGGTCTAGCCTCCTTTTGACTGCTAAAGTAAAGGTAACTATGCATGTAGTCGTAGACAAGGATGGATACCTCCTCTCAGCAAGGGGCCACATTCGGCTGGGCACAGTCGAAACCTATTGGGGGGTCAGTGTTGATAGTTGTTGCTGGCACGCCTGGAACAGGAAAGAGCCTGCTAGGAGTAAACCTCTCCAGGATGCTGAAACGCAAGTTTACTACGATATCGTGGATCGTGTTAGAGAAGGGGTTATGGCTACACTATGATGCGGCGCGTCGGAGCTTCGTCATAGACGATAGAGCTATCATAGAGACGCTCCGAAAATATACAGACTACGTAGTCGAAACACACTGGCTCGAACTCTTCGAGTCTATTGCTGATAGTATTGAGGGTGTGATAGTAACCCGTTGTAACCCAGTCATACTGCTTGAGAGGCTCGAGAGAAGGGGTTGGCCTGCGCGCAAGATAGCCGAGAATGTGGAAGCAGAGCTGACAGGTGTAATAGCCGGAGAAGCTAGAGCTTTAGCTGAAAAAGGTATACCAGTAGTCGAGATAGATACGACCCGCGGAAAGCCATCTAGTAACGCAGCTTTGGCTATAGATATGCTTAGGAAAGGTGAGAGCAACTGTTGTATAGACTGGCTAGCTATCCTAGACGAGAAGAAGCTAGAATTTTTGCTGGAAAGACTCGCTAGACTCTCTAGTGGCGTGAATACGACATGAGTAAAGAAGTTTCGGAGCTAAGAATAGCTGAGATAAATGTGCGTGAGATCGCACAAGAGTTTAGGAAGTTAATATCTGAGATAGACTCGATACTCTCCCAGAGAGAAGAGGCTCGGGATAACCTCATCAAGTCTGGTAGGGACATCATAAAAATGTCTGGATGGACTATTAATGCGCTTCACCGCGGACTCATAGAGGAAGCCAGAGGCTACATCAAGGAAATGGATAAGCTTGTAAGGAGTTTCATAGAGCTTGCCTCGAGTGATAGCTTTCTACGTGAAAGTGGTTTTGTCTATAATGTTCTCTCAGAGTACGTAGAAGCAAAGGTATTCTATAGTATAGTAGTTGAGGGCCGTGTACCGAGCCACCACGAGCTAGGAGTACATGAAGTACCCTATCTACAGGGTATAGGTGATGTCTTAGGGGAGCTTAGGCGTCTCGCACTAGATCTGATGCGCGTAGATAGGCTCAGAGATGCCGAGGTTATACTCGAGCTGATGGAGGCGTTATACTACGAGATGCGGGCGCTAGAGTATCCTGATGCACTTATACCAGGCGTAAGGCACAAGGTAGACGTTGCTCGACGCTTGATAGATGATACCAAGTCACTGCTTCTCAGCATAAAAGCCAGGAAAGGGTGCTAACCAGACATGTATGTAAATAGAATGGATCCTGTTGAAGCATTCAAGCTAGTATTATGCAGATATCTCATTGACCGGGGTGACATGTTATTCTCGATGGCTAGAGCTACTGGGCAAAAGACGTTAAAGGTGGCACTATATGGGCTCTGGCGGCGCCACGAGGCAGAGGAAACAGGATACTTACAGTTCATGGACATTGTGGAGGAGCTAGCAGAGTGTAATAGCTGCCTCGAGAAATTGAAGGAAATAGGTGTTCTCGAATTCGTGGAGATCGATAGAGACCCATACATGGTAGTGGATGTTGACAAACTTCATAGCTTCTTTGAGGAATGCGGCAGGACGGATGCTAGTGTATAGAGAGGCATCGCGGCTTCAATATCCTGAGAGCTTAGGAATAGGAGGAGGATTGCCGGAGGGGGCTTGCTGTGCTTGTGGCGCCGGGGGCGGGATTTGAACCCGCGCGGGGTGGACCCCCACCGGCTTAGCAGGCCGGCGCCCTACCAGGCTAGGCGACCCCGGCATCCATTTTATGGGAGACAAGAGGATTTAGGTGGTTAAATCCTTTTCTCGGTTGGGGTGCCGTGAATACTTTGGTGGAGCCTTCGTGGCCTCCACGTATAGTTCTGGAGAAAATTGCACGCCACATAGCTGGAGAAATTGTGATGAGCGAGCATCCTGGTAGTGTTCTGCGTAAGTGGCGTGAGATATTCGCAGCAAGTCAACTTGATGTTGCTAGACACATGGGTGTGACTCCTAGCGTTATTAGTGACTACGAGAAAGGACGTAGAACACCAGGCTCCCTCTTCATCAGGAGGTTCGTAGAGGCTCTTCTTGATATTGACAGTGAGCGTGGCTGGAGTGTTGTCTCCCGTCTTGCTAAAATGTTGCAGTTAAATTATCTTGGTGCTGTGATAGATATGAGAGAGTTTGAGACGGGTGTAACGCTTGAAGAAATAATCACGCGTGTGAAGGGCATCCCAATTAATTCTTACCTTCTAGATGAACGTATCTATGGATACACTATTGTGGATAGCCTTAAGGCTATTATGAGTCTAACGGGTAGCGAGTTCCTACACTTGCTAGGTTCGACTACGCAGCGCGTCGTAGTGTTTACCAGGGTTACTACTGGGAGAAGTCCTATGATAGCTTTGAGAGTGTCTACTATCAAGCCAGCCGCCATAGTGCTTCATGGTCCTCGCAAGCTTGACTATCTAGCTGTTTGGATGGCTGAGAGTGAAAGAATACCAGTCATATTGAGTATGGCTAGAAATATCGAAGAGCTTGTCAAGAACCTTCGGCAGCTTGTTTTCTCTCCTCGATAAGCATTATAGCTGCTGCTATGTCGCCCTCAGCCTCCTCTAATGCGTGTCTAGCCTCTTCAAGGCTTACACCAGTTTGTTCAGCTACAAGCTTTACATCATCTTCGCTAAATGCGGGTGATGGCTCTTCGGTTCCAGCTTCTCTTTCCTCAACATACTGTGCTGTTACTTGCATCATTATTGCTCCTCCAGGCATCTTGACTATTAGTACTTGTGGAGCTGTGAGTACAAGTTCCTTGCCGTCATGTCTGCGTACTATTACCTCTTCAGCATCTATAGTATCGATATCTACATTTTTTAGTCCAAGTCTCTTTAGCTGCCTCTTCAGCTCTCCGGGGCTGAATCTGAACATGCATAAGCACCTCCTACTTAGTTAGTGTTCTCGG
The window above is part of the Pyrodictium delaneyi genome. Proteins encoded here:
- the fbp gene encoding fructose-1,6-bisphosphate aldolase/phosphatase, encoding MSNEKLVTVSVIKADIGSIAGHHKVHPDTMAAAARVLAEAKRKGLIIDYYVTHVGDDLELIMTHRKGVDNPDIHGLAWDAFKKAAEVAKELGLYAAGQDLLSDAFSGNVRGLGPGVAEMEFEERPSEPIVVFMADKTEPGAFNFPIFRIFADPFNTAGLVIDPKMHDGFKFEVLDLYEGKYVILNAPEEMYDLLALIGTPSRYVIKRVYRKRDDEIAAVVSSEKLNMIAGRYVGKDDPVAIVRAQSGFPAVGEILEPFSFPHLVAGWMRGSHWGPLMPVSLRDAKCTRFDGPPRIVALGFNVTRGRLIGPVDLFDDPAFDEARRLAQQIADYMRRHGPFMPHRLSPEDMEYTTMPQVLEKLKNRFVEAKDYTKAGQGRTQGETYE
- a CDS encoding ribosome biogenesis/translation initiation ATPase RLI, translated to MTRVAVIDYELCKPSKCNKECIAFCPVNLTGGTAIEIDNARKKPVIYEETCIGCGICVKKCPFKAISIVNLPDELEKMLVHRYGKNGFKLYGLPIPREGKILGVIGKNGAGKSTALRILAGELRPNLGRVEDKPPEWDEVVRQFRGTELQNYFRMLAEGKIRAAHKIQYVDMVPRRVRGKLSTLLEKADERGIWKELVKELNLSHLLDRDIRQLSGGELQRFLVAAVLSKDANLYLFDEPSSYLDIRERIRVARVIRRYVPSGSYVVVVEHDIAMLDYLSDHVVVMYGEPGVYGIASKPYGVRTGINHFLKGYLPAENMRIRSEPIKYTISFTQQQEVQQTRRYIGWSRLVVRLDGFTLEAEPGELHEGEVLGVVGPNGIGKTTFVRTLAGELEPAEGNIDKPEGQLRISYKPQYVNPENLGGDATVEQLLREANPSTLSPGSWLNVEIVRRLRVDRLLDRRIAELSGGELQKVAVAVALAREADIYLLDEPSAYLDVEERLSVAKAIRRLTEARGAAAIIVEHDIAVQDYIASRILVFTGTPGSHGKASKPLPLPEGMNLFLRELGITIRKDPETGRPRINKEDSFLDRMQKRLGKYYYIPRPGEKEEKEEE
- a CDS encoding phosphoribosyltransferase, with product MVDQPHPDPVKFKPVTWREVEEGCARIAEEISAKGVKVDVIVGVLRGGWIPARLLSDYLGTPAMGALEVKFYRGIGETAERPVVTQPLIVDIRDKVVLVVDDVADTGKTLNIAINFLTHYGPRKIFTAALYLKPWSMHRPDFYAEETDAWIIFPWDKAETVEELVKKKGLSLETVSKITGEDIEFIKKIFNTRRMGTATTGDR
- a CDS encoding 30S ribosomal protein S17e, whose protein sequence is MGKVRIGIVKRTARKLITLYPDLFTEDFEHNKRVVSQLIETPSKKLRNQIAGYVTRLVRLYKRTGQLQYLIEQQHAEETRAALFGQAQQEQTQQATETSQSQ
- the thsB gene encoding thermosome subunit beta, which encodes MAARIATVEPTGVPVLILKEGTQRTYGKEALRANIMIVRAIAETLRTTYGPKGMDKMLVDSLGDITITNDGATILDKMDVQHPTAKLVVQIAKGQDEEVGDGTKTAVIFSGELLRFAEELLDKNVHPTIIISGYKKAAEEAIKKLYELAEPIDIENEEILKKIAKTSLTSKAVHGAREYLAEIVVRAVKQVTEKRGDKWYIDLDSIQIIKKHGGGLRDTQLIYGIVLDKEVVHPGMPRKVENAYIVLLDAPLEVEKPEIDAEIRISDPTYLKKFLEEEERILEEMVEKIYSVAVERMKKDGLEPGKAGIVVITQKGIDEVAQHFLAKKGIMAVRRVKRSDIEKIAKATGARIVSNVEDLTPNDLGFAKLVEERKVGEDKMVFIEGCPNPKAVTILIRAGLERLVDEAERSIQDAMHAVADAIRDGKIVSGGGAVEVELAKYLRELAPKVGGKEQLAIEAFARALEGLPMALAENAGLDPVEIMMKLRAAHSKPEGKWYGINVFTGEVEDMMKLGVIEPVSIKANAIKAGTEAATMVLRIDDIIAAARREEKEEEKKEEEEKEEE
- a CDS encoding adenylate kinase family protein, encoding MIVVAGTPGTGKSLLGVNLSRMLKRKFTTISWIVLEKGLWLHYDAARRSFVIDDRAIIETLRKYTDYVVETHWLELFESIADSIEGVIVTRCNPVILLERLERRGWPARKIAENVEAELTGVIAGEARALAEKGIPVVEIDTTRGKPSSNAALAIDMLRKGESNCCIDWLAILDEKKLEFLLERLARLSSGVNTT
- a CDS encoding haloacid dehalogenase; protein product: MSKEVSELRIAEINVREIAQEFRKLISEIDSILSQREEARDNLIKSGRDIIKMSGWTINALHRGLIEEARGYIKEMDKLVRSFIELASSDSFLRESGFVYNVLSEYVEAKVFYSIVVEGRVPSHHELGVHEVPYLQGIGDVLGELRRLALDLMRVDRLRDAEVILELMEALYYEMRALEYPDALIPGVRHKVDVARRLIDDTKSLLLSIKARKGC
- a CDS encoding helix-turn-helix domain-containing protein produces the protein MEPSWPPRIVLEKIARHIAGEIVMSEHPGSVLRKWREIFAASQLDVARHMGVTPSVISDYEKGRRTPGSLFIRRFVEALLDIDSERGWSVVSRLAKMLQLNYLGAVIDMREFETGVTLEEIITRVKGIPINSYLLDERIYGYTIVDSLKAIMSLTGSEFLHLLGSTTQRVVVFTRVTTGRSPMIALRVSTIKPAAIVLHGPRKLDYLAVWMAESERIPVILSMARNIEELVKNLRQLVFSPR
- a CDS encoding nascent polypeptide-associated complex protein, producing the protein MFRFSPGELKRQLKRLGLKNVDIDTIDAEEVIVRRHDGKELVLTAPQVLIVKMPGGAIMMQVTAQYVEEREAGTEEPSPAFSEDDVKLVAEQTGVSLEEARHALEEAEGDIAAAIMLIEERKQAAEGS